One genomic window of Sphingomonas sp. C3-2 includes the following:
- a CDS encoding cytochrome c family protein, protein MHINRTIVSILLLFALASCNDDRREERLNAAGPNPTLEALLAVADVDSGERKFRQCAACHKIGKGAPDFGGPNLYGIFGQRLGQHSARYSYTAALQNANGRWDASTLDAWMEDPQKVVPATKMIFAGVPDPLDRADLIAYIRSHSD, encoded by the coding sequence TTGCACATCAATCGAACTATTGTTTCCATCCTGCTGCTCTTCGCTCTTGCCAGTTGTAATGATGACAGGCGCGAAGAGCGCCTCAACGCTGCTGGGCCGAACCCGACGCTCGAAGCGCTGCTGGCAGTGGCGGATGTCGATTCAGGGGAGCGTAAATTTCGGCAATGTGCAGCATGCCACAAGATCGGCAAGGGCGCTCCAGACTTCGGCGGACCAAATCTGTATGGCATTTTCGGCCAGCGTTTGGGCCAGCACAGCGCACGTTACAGCTATACCGCTGCTTTACAGAATGCGAACGGACGGTGGGACGCCTCTACATTGGATGCGTGGATGGAAGACCCTCAAAAAGTGGTTCCAGCGACCAAGATGATATTTGCGGGCGTCCCGGATCCCCTCGATCGCGCAGATCTGATCGCCTATATTCGCAGTCACTCGGATTGA
- a CDS encoding nitronate monooxygenase family protein, with protein MTLASPLFDRLRLPVIGSPLFIVSCPDLVIAQCKAGIVGSFPALNARPHSVLDEWLHQITEELTSWNRDNPERPAAPFAVNQIVHRSNDRLETHLETCAKWQVPIIITSLGAREDLNNAVHQWGGITLHDVIDDRFARKAVEKGADGLIAVAAGAGGHAGRLSPFALVQEIREWFDGPLALSGAIAHGRSILAAQAMGADLAYIGSPFIATAEANAESQYKEGIVAGRASDIIYSDLFTGVHGNYLRQSIEAAGLDPDNLPKGDVTTMNFGSGSNQARKAWRDIWGSGQGIGAIRAVEPAANLIARLGEQYADAKAALAAKMR; from the coding sequence ATGACCCTGGCCTCACCACTTTTCGATCGCCTGCGGCTGCCCGTTATCGGCTCGCCGCTTTTCATTGTTTCCTGCCCCGATCTGGTGATCGCGCAATGCAAGGCAGGGATCGTAGGATCCTTTCCCGCGCTCAATGCGCGGCCGCATTCGGTGCTTGACGAATGGCTGCACCAGATCACTGAGGAACTGACGTCGTGGAACCGCGACAATCCCGAGCGTCCGGCCGCTCCTTTTGCGGTCAACCAAATCGTCCACCGATCCAATGATCGTCTGGAAACCCATCTCGAAACCTGTGCGAAATGGCAGGTCCCGATCATCATCACATCGCTTGGCGCCCGTGAGGATCTCAACAACGCGGTTCATCAATGGGGTGGGATCACGCTCCATGACGTGATCGACGACCGCTTTGCGCGCAAGGCGGTTGAAAAAGGCGCCGACGGCCTGATCGCGGTTGCGGCTGGGGCCGGCGGACATGCCGGACGCTTGTCGCCGTTCGCGCTTGTTCAGGAAATCCGGGAATGGTTCGATGGTCCGCTCGCCCTGTCCGGGGCGATCGCGCATGGCCGGTCGATCCTCGCCGCGCAGGCGATGGGGGCCGATCTCGCCTATATCGGCTCCCCGTTCATTGCGACGGCGGAGGCCAATGCGGAAAGCCAGTACAAGGAAGGCATCGTGGCCGGACGGGCATCCGACATCATCTATTCCGACCTGTTTACCGGTGTACACGGCAATTATCTGCGGCAGTCGATAGAGGCCGCCGGCCTCGATCCCGACAATCTGCCCAAGGGTGACGTGACGACGATGAACTTCGGTTCGGGGAGCAATCAAGCCAGGAAGGCCTGGCGCGATATCTGGGGATCCGGTCAGGGCATCGGCGCGATCCGTGCAGTCGAACCGGCGGCGAACCTGATCGCGCGCCTAGGCGAGCAATATGCCGACGCCAAAGCGGCTCTCGCTGCCAAAATGCGCTGA
- a CDS encoding TonB-dependent receptor → MNTRRNGVSGNQLRALFESASPLLIAVSMVGGLSMASPAIAQDEQGATSATSLDDIIVTARRKEESLQSVPIAVQAFSGDVLTERNIQDATDLQKMVPALTTYQQARDEVTLSIRGLSSSGASAQGQNPRVTAYFAQVPLQTGDNGPGRFFDLQNVQVLKGPQGTLFGRNSTGGAVLYEPTRPRHELGGYVNLQLGRFNDRQIEGALNLPATDTLAFRFAAKRAKRDGFTTNIVTGEELDDRDYFAGRASMLFTPTDSFENFLMFDYMRSDTNGSSQQIAGLDPNKMFAPSVAGIPVPLYLGGNGPSPAGLATDFLGTRAAALAAGRFSFAPDPILQNQVATQNRLGPRIAQSSVDGVSLTRSWGITNVTSYTLSDNLTIKNIFGYRRLKQLSRYDLDGTVLPLLDQITPDGDWSVNLRQISEELQLQGSALDGKLDFTVGGFLLWQNTPSPQRLVQTSLGTPALTISEPTERSQAVFGQFTYDLSDLLTQGLSFTGGYRYTHDYRSITASNFRDPAGRFPDSSCSYVRGCPTFVKESFNASSYNLGLDYQVNQDTLVYFTHRRGYRAGGLNPQAGDFGFAYEPETVIDFEVGLKTDYNIGGMEGRTNIAAFHSKMKDAQVSQSFSTLNPVNNQIALINLIVNAATAKIKGIEIDQTLVPFENFNLTASYSYTDGKYSSFTDVATGDEITNRPFPFLAKHRLNLGASYKVPLSQDWGDLTFGANWAYSSKYDLSVFPDPLGVENGYNQLDLRLQWANFGDRDVSISLFANNVTKELYKIGGVPIYSVLGSTSVIYNEPRTWGLQLRYGFGSK, encoded by the coding sequence ATGAATACACGACGTAACGGCGTATCCGGCAATCAGTTGCGCGCGCTTTTCGAAAGCGCTTCGCCACTTCTTATCGCAGTTTCCATGGTTGGCGGCCTCTCAATGGCCAGCCCCGCAATTGCCCAGGACGAGCAGGGCGCCACTTCGGCAACAAGCCTTGATGATATCATCGTGACGGCGCGCCGTAAGGAAGAATCGCTTCAGTCAGTTCCGATCGCAGTTCAGGCGTTCAGCGGTGATGTGCTGACCGAACGCAATATTCAGGACGCGACCGACCTTCAGAAGATGGTTCCCGCGCTGACTACCTATCAGCAGGCGCGCGACGAAGTGACGCTGTCGATCCGCGGCCTTTCCAGCTCGGGCGCATCCGCTCAGGGCCAAAATCCGCGCGTCACCGCCTATTTCGCGCAGGTTCCGCTGCAGACCGGTGATAACGGCCCCGGCCGTTTCTTCGATCTTCAGAACGTTCAGGTCCTTAAAGGGCCTCAGGGCACGCTCTTCGGTCGTAACTCAACCGGCGGCGCGGTGCTCTACGAACCGACGCGCCCACGCCATGAGCTCGGCGGCTATGTCAATCTGCAGCTCGGCCGCTTCAACGATCGCCAGATCGAAGGCGCGCTGAACCTGCCCGCCACCGACACGCTCGCATTCCGCTTCGCTGCCAAGCGCGCCAAGCGCGATGGCTTCACGACGAACATCGTGACCGGTGAGGAACTGGATGATCGCGACTACTTCGCAGGTCGCGCATCGATGCTGTTCACGCCGACGGACAGCTTCGAAAACTTCCTGATGTTCGATTACATGCGCTCGGACACCAATGGTTCGTCGCAGCAGATTGCCGGGCTTGATCCGAACAAGATGTTCGCCCCCAGCGTTGCCGGGATCCCCGTTCCACTCTATCTGGGTGGGAACGGTCCGTCGCCCGCTGGATTGGCAACCGATTTTCTAGGCACCCGGGCTGCAGCTCTCGCTGCCGGGCGCTTCTCGTTTGCGCCCGATCCAATCCTGCAAAATCAGGTGGCTACCCAGAACAGGCTTGGGCCGCGCATCGCGCAGTCTAGTGTAGACGGTGTTTCGCTCACCCGCAGCTGGGGCATCACCAATGTGACGAGCTACACGCTGTCGGATAATCTGACGATCAAGAACATCTTCGGTTATCGTCGCCTGAAACAACTCAGCCGCTACGACCTTGATGGTACGGTGCTGCCGCTGCTCGACCAGATTACGCCGGATGGTGACTGGTCGGTCAACCTGCGCCAGATCAGCGAAGAACTCCAGCTTCAGGGCAGCGCGCTTGACGGTAAGCTCGATTTCACCGTCGGCGGTTTTCTGCTCTGGCAGAACACGCCGTCGCCCCAGCGCTTGGTCCAGACGTCTCTGGGTACTCCTGCGCTCACGATTTCCGAGCCAACAGAACGTAGTCAGGCCGTGTTCGGGCAGTTCACCTATGATCTGTCGGATCTGCTCACGCAGGGGCTGAGCTTCACCGGTGGATATCGCTACACACACGATTACCGTTCGATCACGGCATCCAATTTCCGCGATCCTGCTGGTCGTTTTCCTGACTCGAGTTGTAGCTATGTTCGCGGATGCCCCACTTTTGTGAAGGAAAGCTTCAACGCTTCTTCATATAATCTGGGTCTCGATTATCAGGTCAATCAGGACACTTTGGTCTATTTCACCCATCGTCGTGGCTACCGTGCTGGCGGTCTGAACCCGCAGGCGGGTGATTTCGGGTTTGCTTACGAACCTGAAACGGTCATCGATTTCGAGGTTGGCCTCAAAACCGATTACAATATCGGCGGCATGGAAGGGCGTACCAATATCGCGGCCTTCCATTCGAAGATGAAGGACGCGCAGGTCAGCCAATCCTTCTCGACGCTCAATCCGGTCAATAATCAGATTGCTCTCATCAACCTGATCGTCAACGCGGCTACCGCGAAGATCAAGGGCATCGAAATCGACCAGACCCTTGTCCCCTTCGAGAATTTCAACCTTACGGCGTCCTATTCGTACACCGATGGCAAATACAGTTCGTTCACCGATGTGGCTACCGGCGATGAAATCACCAACCGCCCGTTCCCGTTCCTGGCAAAGCATCGCTTGAACCTCGGTGCGAGCTACAAGGTGCCGCTGTCGCAGGATTGGGGTGATCTCACCTTCGGCGCAAACTGGGCGTATTCGAGCAAGTACGACCTGTCGGTCTTCCCGGATCCGCTTGGCGTCGAAAATGGCTATAACCAGCTCGATCTGCGTCTTCAGTGGGCCAATTTCGGCGATCGCGACGTCTCGATCAGCCTGTTCGCCAACAACGTGACGAAGGAACTGTACAAGATCGGTGGTGTGCCGATCTACTCGGTCCTCGGCTCGACCTCGGTCATCTACAACGAACCGCGTACCTGGGGCCTTCAGCTCCGCTACGGCTTCGGCAGCAAGTAA
- a CDS encoding SDR family NAD(P)-dependent oxidoreductase, translating to MVDEVMIEGGVAVITGAASGIGTGLARKAAEKGMRLVLADVNADLLNSFAETIDAEVLAIPTDVTDMDAVDKLAEQAWQRFGQVDALFNNAGVMATGFTWEIEPRRWRQSMAVNVDGVFHGIRAFVPRLLAAQRPAHIVNTASVGGFLPSPLMAPYSTTKAAVVALTESLHLEMQMIGAPVRVSLLAPGPVQSSIFNDPFGDKVTPETAAFVDTMRTMLTANGLSPDDFAERVFAAMADGEYWIIPQPEALDPLFDRRVQAITGRQAPQNLDFSKL from the coding sequence ATGGTTGATGAAGTGATGATCGAAGGCGGAGTGGCCGTAATCACGGGAGCGGCCAGCGGCATCGGTACAGGCTTGGCCCGCAAAGCCGCAGAAAAAGGCATGAGACTCGTACTCGCCGATGTAAACGCCGATTTGCTGAACAGCTTTGCCGAGACCATCGACGCAGAAGTACTCGCGATACCCACCGACGTGACGGATATGGATGCGGTGGACAAACTTGCCGAACAGGCCTGGCAGCGCTTCGGCCAGGTCGATGCGTTGTTCAATAATGCGGGCGTGATGGCGACCGGATTTACATGGGAAATCGAACCCCGGCGTTGGCGTCAGTCGATGGCTGTCAACGTCGATGGCGTGTTTCATGGCATTCGCGCCTTCGTTCCCCGCCTGCTGGCGGCGCAGCGGCCTGCGCATATCGTGAACACAGCATCGGTGGGTGGTTTTCTCCCGAGCCCGCTAATGGCCCCCTATTCGACCACCAAGGCCGCAGTCGTAGCGCTCACGGAGTCTCTGCACCTTGAAATGCAGATGATTGGGGCGCCCGTTCGCGTTTCACTGCTTGCGCCTGGCCCGGTGCAGAGCAGCATCTTCAACGATCCGTTTGGCGACAAGGTGACGCCTGAGACTGCCGCGTTTGTCGACACGATGCGGACAATGCTCACCGCCAACGGCTTGTCGCCCGACGACTTTGCCGAGCGCGTATTCGCGGCCATGGCCGATGGCGAATACTGGATCATCCCGCAACCTGAAGCGCTGGACCCGCTGTTCGACCGCAGAGTGCAGGCGATCACTGGGCGACAGGCGCCTCAAAATCTCGATTTTTCGAAATTGTGA
- a CDS encoding formylglycine-generating enzyme family protein translates to MIALAGGTFRMGSDDHYPEEGPAHQVVVDPFLLDATPVTNAQYSEFVRATGHVTLAETAPDPADYPGMPPEMAQPGSLVFEPVPGPVDLNNPHSWWRFAFGADWRHPRGPGSSIEGMDAHPVVHIAYGDAEAYAAWAGKRLPTEAEWEFAARGGLDGAAFAWGDELDLAGVPQANYWQGQFPGHNELRDGHMFTSPVHAFPANGYGLADMIGNVWEWTSDWFSSRHDVPQKSCCIPRNPRGATEAESRDPCMPDIAIGRRVLKGGSHLCAPNYCQRYRPAARYAQPIDTSTSHVGFRCAR, encoded by the coding sequence ATGATCGCGCTGGCAGGCGGCACATTTCGCATGGGGTCGGATGACCACTATCCGGAAGAAGGTCCCGCACATCAGGTCGTGGTCGATCCGTTCCTTCTTGATGCAACCCCGGTCACCAACGCCCAGTATTCTGAATTCGTTCGGGCTACCGGGCATGTTACCCTTGCTGAAACCGCTCCCGATCCGGCGGATTATCCCGGTATGCCACCCGAAATGGCGCAGCCGGGGTCGCTCGTGTTCGAACCCGTCCCCGGCCCGGTCGATCTGAACAATCCGCACAGTTGGTGGCGCTTTGCCTTCGGTGCCGATTGGCGCCACCCGCGCGGGCCGGGGTCGTCAATCGAAGGGATGGATGCGCATCCCGTCGTGCATATCGCCTATGGTGACGCAGAGGCCTATGCGGCGTGGGCCGGCAAGCGATTGCCAACCGAGGCAGAATGGGAATTCGCCGCACGCGGTGGCCTGGATGGAGCCGCCTTCGCCTGGGGTGATGAACTGGACCTAGCAGGCGTCCCTCAGGCCAATTATTGGCAAGGGCAGTTTCCCGGTCATAACGAACTCCGGGACGGCCATATGTTTACTTCCCCGGTGCATGCCTTTCCAGCCAATGGTTATGGCCTGGCCGATATGATCGGTAATGTCTGGGAATGGACCTCGGACTGGTTTTCTTCGAGGCATGATGTACCGCAAAAATCATGCTGCATTCCCCGCAATCCCCGCGGCGCAACCGAAGCGGAGAGCCGTGATCCCTGCATGCCTGATATCGCTATCGGCAGACGGGTGCTGAAAGGGGGCTCTCACCTTTGTGCTCCCAATTATTGCCAGCGTTATCGGCCCGCTGCGCGTTATGCGCAGCCGATCGATACCTCCACTTCACACGTAGGGTTTCGCTGCGCCCGCTAG
- a CDS encoding arylsulfatase, protein MFSQASVSAQGTLPLPPSPFAGKIGNTYSDSTPSFPKPITAPDGAPNIFLILTDDVGFGAASTFGGPIATPNLDRLAKRGLVYNRFHTTAMCSPTRAALLTGRNHHAVGNAVVSDIATGYPGYWSVIPRSAATVAEVLRQSGYNTAMLGKHHNIPMQQTSQAGPFDQWPTGLGFEQFYGFLGGDTEQWTPKLYRGNAPAEQKYDKDPSYILDRDLADEAISYIHGQKAAAPNKPFFLYYAPGTAHAPHQAPEEWIAKFKGQFDKGWDVIRSETLKRQIAMKIAPAGTKDTPRLKDIPAWSSLNPDQKRLYSRMMEVYAGMLAYQDAQFGRVLDELDRMGESGNTLVMFIEGDNGASTEGSMQGSTNELGTFANGATEDMAYLNSMLDKLGGKDSYGHFPVGWAWAINGPFPWAKQIASHLGGTRNGLVVSWPDRIKTRGVRSQFTHVVDVMPTILEAVGINAPDSVNGEKQQRVDGISFAYSFDAPSAPEQHETQYFEMIGTRAIYHKGWFASTTPARVPWVMGASDRDAMHYDWELYDLSKDFSQANNIAAKHPEKLSELKALWTSEAQRNQVFPIDDRQTHDRSASAKIAFAPRRKNFVYWGKGISVADTVAPPIRGRSFRIVANVDIPQGGGNGAIVASGSKFGGWSFYLDNGRPAVHMAFTQQPAHQSSVIAKEVLPAGPAQVVYDFDYDGGGYGRGGLMRISIGDREVARGRIDRTVLVTAGLGETFDIGDDTGATVIDYPGDKRFNGGISKVEVFPK, encoded by the coding sequence GTGTTTTCTCAGGCTTCGGTGAGCGCGCAGGGCACTCTCCCGCTGCCGCCATCCCCCTTTGCCGGCAAGATTGGCAACACGTATTCCGATTCGACGCCATCCTTCCCGAAACCGATCACCGCACCCGATGGTGCGCCCAATATCTTCCTGATCCTGACCGATGACGTCGGGTTCGGTGCTGCTTCCACCTTTGGCGGTCCTATTGCGACGCCCAATCTCGACAGGCTTGCCAAGCGCGGGCTGGTCTATAATCGCTTCCACACAACGGCCATGTGCTCGCCGACGCGCGCCGCGCTTCTGACCGGGCGTAACCATCACGCGGTTGGTAATGCGGTCGTCAGCGATATCGCTACGGGTTATCCGGGCTATTGGTCTGTGATCCCGCGAAGCGCGGCGACTGTCGCCGAGGTTCTGCGCCAGAGCGGCTACAATACCGCCATGCTCGGCAAGCATCACAATATCCCGATGCAGCAAACGTCGCAGGCGGGGCCATTCGATCAGTGGCCAACCGGCCTCGGCTTCGAGCAATTCTACGGTTTTCTTGGCGGTGATACCGAGCAATGGACGCCCAAGCTCTATCGCGGCAACGCGCCTGCCGAACAGAAATATGACAAGGATCCGAGTTATATTCTCGACCGGGATTTGGCGGATGAAGCGATCAGCTACATCCATGGTCAAAAAGCGGCCGCACCGAACAAGCCATTTTTCCTCTACTATGCGCCAGGAACGGCGCATGCGCCGCATCAGGCGCCTGAAGAATGGATCGCGAAGTTCAAGGGCCAGTTCGACAAGGGCTGGGATGTCATTCGTTCCGAAACGCTGAAACGTCAGATCGCGATGAAGATCGCGCCTGCGGGGACCAAGGACACGCCTCGTCTGAAGGATATCCCTGCTTGGAGCAGTCTCAACCCGGATCAAAAGCGGCTCTATTCCCGGATGATGGAAGTCTATGCCGGAATGCTCGCTTATCAGGATGCGCAATTTGGCCGGGTGCTCGATGAACTCGACCGGATGGGGGAAAGTGGCAACACGCTCGTCATGTTCATCGAAGGGGATAATGGCGCGTCTACCGAAGGCTCGATGCAGGGCAGCACCAACGAACTGGGCACCTTCGCCAACGGTGCCACCGAAGACATGGCGTATCTGAACAGCATGCTCGACAAGCTGGGCGGCAAGGACAGCTATGGTCACTTTCCCGTAGGCTGGGCATGGGCGATCAATGGCCCATTCCCCTGGGCCAAGCAGATCGCATCGCATCTGGGCGGCACGCGTAATGGTCTCGTGGTTTCCTGGCCGGATCGCATCAAGACGCGCGGGGTCCGTTCGCAATTCACCCATGTGGTCGATGTTATGCCGACGATCCTTGAGGCGGTCGGGATCAACGCACCCGATAGTGTCAACGGCGAAAAGCAACAAAGGGTGGATGGCATCAGTTTCGCCTACAGCTTCGACGCGCCGAGCGCTCCGGAGCAGCACGAAACCCAGTATTTCGAGATGATCGGCACGCGCGCGATCTATCACAAGGGCTGGTTCGCCAGCACTACGCCGGCGCGGGTCCCCTGGGTCATGGGCGCGTCCGATCGCGATGCGATGCACTATGACTGGGAATTGTACGATCTCAGCAAGGATTTCTCGCAGGCCAATAACATTGCAGCGAAGCATCCTGAAAAACTGTCTGAGCTAAAGGCGCTGTGGACCTCAGAGGCGCAGCGAAATCAGGTTTTTCCGATCGATGATCGGCAGACCCATGATCGCTCGGCATCGGCCAAGATTGCATTCGCCCCGCGCCGCAAGAATTTCGTCTATTGGGGGAAGGGGATCAGCGTCGCTGACACCGTGGCCCCGCCGATCCGTGGCCGATCTTTCCGCATCGTGGCGAATGTCGACATTCCGCAGGGCGGCGGCAACGGCGCCATCGTGGCGAGCGGCAGCAAGTTTGGCGGGTGGAGCTTCTATCTCGATAACGGCCGCCCCGCAGTACATATGGCCTTCACCCAACAGCCGGCTCACCAGTCGAGCGTGATCGCAAAGGAAGTCCTTCCTGCAGGGCCGGCACAGGTCGTCTATGATTTCGATTATGACGGCGGCGGCTATGGGCGCGGAGGCCTGATGCGTATCAGCATAGGCGACCGCGAAGTCGCGCGCGGCAGGATCGATCGTACCGTCCTCGTTACCGCCGGGCTCGGCGAAACATTCGACATCGGCGACGATACCGGCGCCACCGTGATCGATTATCCCGGCGACAAGCGCTTCAATGGCGGCATCTCGAAGGTAGAGGTTTTCCCGAAATGA
- a CDS encoding arylsulfatase — protein MIRSLAAILLAGSATSALAGGSVLPAPEQPFAGKIGNTYADSTAAFPKPVSAPANAPNIFLIITDDVGFGAASTFGGPIPTPNLDRLAERGLVYNRFHTTAMCSPTRAALLTGRNHHAVGNGIVANLSTGFPGYNNLMPDSAATVAEVLRQNGYNTAMFGKHHNAPEAHVSPEGPFDLWPTGLGFEQFYGFMAAETNQFTPALYRDTTAIPTLTEGVLDKALADEAIHWIHSQKAAAPEKPFFMYYATGSAHAPVQAPAEWIAKFKGQFDKGWDVVRSETAARQKKLGVVPANAKNTPRPDGIRAWADISPDERRINARMMEAYAAMLAYQDDQIGRILSELDRMGEGGNTLVMFIEGDNGAAAEAGPNGSTNPMSNFANGMKETVQDLVDNIDKIGGPETVSNYGDGWAWATNAPFRMFKQYASHLGGTRNGFVVSWPDRIKARGVRGQFTHVVDVMPTILEVTGIAAPERVNGVDQQPIDGVSFAYSFDNASAPERHTTQYFEMMGNRAIYHNGWLASTTPEDAPWKDVRGGVLPSEYKWELYDLRNDFSQANDLAAKQPQRLAEMKAVFEAEARRNNVLPLDNRLNLERFSAAQSQNPKRDRYVYWGGNLSIPALRAAPLLARGFRISADIDLSSAPTNGPLVSLGSKFGGWAFYVKDGRPIALMAATQQKGDQSRVAAQAQLPAGKSNLVFEFTYDGGVNGGGEMAILSNGKEIGRGRIARTISKLPEMTDTLDIGIDADTPVTDDYALGEGFSGHIEKVEISVAAPGRPGRPN, from the coding sequence ATGATACGTTCGCTCGCAGCCATTTTACTCGCTGGTTCGGCAACTTCGGCGCTCGCTGGTGGCTCTGTCCTCCCGGCGCCCGAGCAGCCGTTTGCCGGCAAGATCGGTAACACCTATGCAGATTCGACAGCGGCGTTTCCAAAGCCGGTGTCGGCGCCTGCCAATGCGCCGAACATATTCCTCATCATCACCGATGACGTGGGGTTTGGCGCAGCTTCCACCTTTGGCGGACCGATCCCGACCCCCAATCTCGATCGGCTTGCGGAACGCGGGCTCGTCTATAATCGCTTCCATACAACCGCCATGTGCTCGCCGACGCGTGCGGCACTGTTGACCGGGCGTAACCATCACGCCGTTGGAAATGGCATCGTTGCCAATTTATCGACCGGATTTCCTGGTTATAACAACCTGATGCCTGACAGTGCTGCCACGGTTGCAGAGGTTCTGCGTCAGAACGGTTATAATACGGCGATGTTTGGCAAGCATCACAATGCACCGGAGGCACATGTATCGCCTGAGGGGCCATTCGATCTCTGGCCGACCGGGCTCGGTTTTGAGCAGTTTTATGGGTTCATGGCTGCTGAGACGAACCAGTTCACGCCAGCCCTCTATCGCGACACCACTGCCATCCCGACATTGACGGAAGGTGTGCTCGACAAAGCCTTGGCGGACGAGGCGATCCACTGGATCCATAGCCAGAAAGCCGCAGCTCCGGAAAAGCCCTTCTTCATGTATTACGCAACGGGCTCGGCGCATGCCCCCGTCCAGGCGCCGGCCGAGTGGATCGCGAAGTTCAAGGGCCAGTTCGACAAGGGCTGGGACGTCGTTCGCAGCGAAACTGCCGCCCGCCAGAAAAAACTCGGTGTGGTACCGGCCAATGCCAAGAATACTCCACGTCCCGATGGGATCCGCGCATGGGCCGATATCAGCCCTGATGAACGCCGGATCAACGCGCGCATGATGGAGGCCTATGCCGCCATGCTCGCTTATCAGGATGATCAGATCGGCCGTATTCTCAGCGAACTGGATCGGATGGGTGAGGGGGGCAATACCCTCGTCATGTTCATCGAAGGGGATAATGGCGCGGCTGCCGAGGCAGGGCCCAATGGCAGCACGAACCCTATGTCCAACTTTGCCAACGGGATGAAGGAGACCGTTCAGGATCTTGTCGACAATATCGACAAGATCGGCGGGCCTGAAACCGTCTCCAACTACGGCGATGGCTGGGCTTGGGCTACCAACGCACCGTTCCGTATGTTCAAGCAATATGCCTCGCATCTCGGCGGCACGCGCAATGGTTTCGTGGTTTCATGGCCGGATCGTATCAAGGCGCGCGGCGTCCGTGGCCAGTTCACCCATGTGGTGGACGTCATGCCGACGATCCTTGAAGTAACCGGCATCGCTGCGCCTGAACGAGTCAATGGTGTCGATCAGCAGCCGATCGATGGGGTCAGCTTCGCTTACAGTTTCGACAATGCATCTGCACCGGAGCGTCATACGACGCAATATTTCGAGATGATGGGCAATCGCGCCATCTATCACAATGGCTGGCTCGCCAGCACGACACCGGAAGATGCGCCGTGGAAGGATGTTCGTGGCGGTGTCTTGCCCAGCGAATATAAGTGGGAACTCTACGATCTTCGGAATGACTTTTCTCAAGCCAATGATCTGGCGGCAAAGCAACCCCAGCGACTTGCCGAGATGAAGGCCGTGTTCGAAGCCGAGGCAAGGCGCAACAATGTGCTCCCGCTCGACAATCGGCTTAATCTGGAACGCTTTTCGGCGGCCCAAAGCCAAAACCCGAAGCGCGATCGCTATGTCTATTGGGGCGGCAATCTCAGCATTCCGGCGCTGCGCGCGGCGCCGCTGCTTGCCCGTGGATTCCGGATCTCGGCCGATATCGACCTGTCTTCGGCACCCACCAATGGGCCGCTCGTGTCGCTTGGCAGCAAGTTTGGCGGTTGGGCCTTTTACGTCAAGGATGGTCGACCGATCGCGCTCATGGCTGCGACCCAGCAGAAGGGCGATCAATCGCGCGTTGCAGCACAGGCTCAATTGCCTGCCGGGAAATCCAATCTGGTATTCGAGTTCACCTACGATGGCGGCGTGAACGGCGGTGGGGAAATGGCGATCCTGTCCAATGGCAAGGAAATCGGTCGGGGCCGCATTGCCCGGACGATCTCGAAGCTGCCGGAAATGACCGATACGCTGGACATCGGCATCGATGCGGATACGCCGGTCACCGACGATTATGCGCTTGGCGAAGGATTTTCCGGCCATATCGAAAAGGTCGAAATATCTGTCGCCGCACCGGGGCGTCCCGGCCGCCCGAACTGA